The following are encoded together in the Dyella terrae genome:
- a CDS encoding DUF4440 domain-containing protein, whose product MIRKLLTGGLLALGMVVVSAHAEEAPAALRDVLVKTTQALMDALPVGDKTPWEQWVTDDAVIIDEFGRVASKADTIASLRHFPSGVTGSMEMRDPHAWLHGDSALLSVEEYERESYFGQSFVVRYRSLLTFVKQGGQWKLAGAQDVTIPTPPSRLDVPGLVLDDYVGTFRYAPGRAWVVSVDHGVLGYVTRPGGPVNTLQPVAKDVFMGTDDERNLLVFQRDEHGKVSALIERRKFNDLRLGKEG is encoded by the coding sequence ATGATTCGAAAACTACTGACAGGCGGGCTTTTGGCCTTGGGCATGGTTGTGGTGTCGGCGCATGCCGAAGAAGCGCCAGCAGCCTTGCGCGATGTGCTGGTCAAAACCACTCAAGCACTGATGGATGCGTTGCCAGTGGGCGACAAGACGCCCTGGGAGCAATGGGTCACGGACGACGCGGTAATCATCGACGAGTTCGGCCGGGTGGCGAGCAAGGCCGACACCATTGCATCGCTGCGCCATTTTCCCTCTGGCGTCACCGGCAGCATGGAGATGCGCGATCCGCATGCCTGGCTGCACGGCGACAGTGCCTTGCTTAGTGTCGAGGAGTACGAGCGCGAATCCTATTTTGGCCAGTCGTTCGTGGTGCGCTACCGGTCGCTGCTCACCTTCGTTAAGCAGGGTGGTCAATGGAAACTGGCTGGCGCCCAGGACGTCACCATTCCCACGCCACCGTCCAGGCTGGACGTTCCCGGCCTCGTGCTGGATGACTACGTGGGCACCTTTCGCTATGCGCCGGGGCGCGCATGGGTCGTCTCCGTCGATCATGGCGTGCTTGGTTACGTGACGCGACCCGGCGGCCCCGTGAACACGCTGCAGCCCGTGGCGAAGGATGTCTTCATGGGTACCGACGACGAGCGCAACCTGCTGGTCTTCCAGCGCGACGAGCACGGCAAGGTCAGCGCGTTGATCGAGCGGCGGAAATTCAATGACCTGAGGCTGGGCAAGGAAGGCTGA
- a CDS encoding DUF6326 family protein has product MASPASGKTALEDWKVPVKLKLAALWASLMFCYIYGDYFGLFQPGTLQSMLEGKMGPLGPTTQGVLLGTSILMAVPSVMVFLSLVMRPLAGRVVNVVLGLLYAIIMAVSMPGAWTFYLFLGVIEIVLSLLIVWYAWRWPRSA; this is encoded by the coding sequence ATGGCATCTCCCGCATCTGGAAAGACAGCCCTTGAGGATTGGAAGGTTCCCGTCAAATTGAAGCTTGCCGCGCTGTGGGCAAGCCTGATGTTCTGCTACATCTACGGCGACTATTTCGGGCTCTTTCAGCCAGGCACATTGCAAAGCATGCTGGAAGGAAAAATGGGGCCGCTCGGGCCCACGACGCAGGGCGTGCTGCTGGGCACCTCCATCCTGATGGCAGTGCCCAGCGTGATGGTCTTTCTGTCGCTGGTGATGAGGCCGCTGGCAGGTCGGGTGGTGAACGTGGTGTTGGGCCTGCTCTACGCGATCATCATGGCCGTGTCGATGCCGGGTGCCTGGACGTTCTATCTGTTTCTCGGCGTCATCGAGATCGTGCTTTCCCTGTTGATCGTCTGGTACGCGTGGCGGTGGCCGCGTTCAGCTTAG
- a CDS encoding group III truncated hemoglobin produces MALFPAANEVGIATLVDRFYDKVRADEELGPVFNTAIHDWTAHKHTLRDFWSSLILRTGRYHGNPMGVHRALPAFPQALFHRWLALWGETAREVFDPPTAELFISTAERIAQSISQGIGHGRLALEHPSRILGPLHITS; encoded by the coding sequence ATGGCACTTTTCCCTGCTGCAAACGAGGTCGGCATCGCGACGCTGGTCGACCGCTTCTACGACAAGGTCCGCGCAGACGAGGAACTGGGCCCGGTGTTCAACACCGCTATTCACGACTGGACCGCGCACAAGCACACGCTGCGCGACTTCTGGTCGTCCCTCATCTTGCGCACCGGGCGATACCACGGCAATCCAATGGGCGTGCATCGCGCGCTGCCTGCGTTTCCACAGGCGCTGTTTCACCGTTGGCTGGCGTTGTGGGGTGAAACTGCCCGCGAGGTCTTCGACCCGCCCACGGCCGAGCTTTTCATCAGCACGGCCGAGCGTATTGCCCAAAGCATCAGCCAGGGCATCGGCCATGGCCGGCTGGCACTGGAGCACCCGTCCCGGATCCTGGGACCACTGCATATCACATCGTAA